A window of Bacteroidota bacterium contains these coding sequences:
- the gmk gene encoding guanylate kinase, producing the protein MIQGKLLLFCGPSGSGKTTIVHHLLQKNPKIEFSVSATTRPQRANETDGKDYHFISVEEFKKRIANDEFVEWEEVYTDRFYGTLTSEIERIWSEHKVAIFDVDVEGGLKIKKIFGQMLLSVFVMPPSVEALHQRLKSRNSETAESFKARIAKSEHELTYAFRFDKVIINDDLDKALEEAERLVEEFLK; encoded by the coding sequence ATGATACAAGGGAAACTTTTACTGTTCTGTGGACCTTCCGGTAGTGGTAAAACAACCATTGTACATCATCTCCTGCAAAAAAATCCGAAAATAGAATTTTCTGTTTCCGCGACAACACGTCCGCAGCGTGCGAACGAAACCGACGGGAAAGATTATCACTTCATTTCCGTTGAAGAATTTAAAAAGCGGATCGCGAATGATGAATTCGTGGAATGGGAAGAAGTTTATACCGATCGTTTTTACGGAACATTAACATCCGAAATCGAAAGAATCTGGAGCGAACACAAAGTTGCGATCTTTGATGTGGATGTTGAAGGTGGACTAAAGATCAAAAAGATTTTTGGTCAGATGCTACTTTCAGTCTTCGTAATGCCGCCATCGGTGGAAGCATTGCACCAACGTCTTAAATCACGTAATTCTGAAACAGCGGAATCGTTCAAAGCCCGCATCGCGAAATCCGAACACGAACTTACTTACGCCTTCCGTTTCGACAAAGTGATCATTAATGATGATCTTGATAAGGCTCTTGAAGAAGCGGAGAGATTGGTGGAGGAGTTTTTGAAGTAA
- a CDS encoding nicotinate-nucleotide adenylyltransferase: protein MKIGLYFGSFNPVHNGHMVIAGYMAEFTDLDQVWFVVSPHNPLKVKHSLLQDYHRLTLVRLAIGDNRKLKASDIEFKLPRPSYTIHTLAYLQEKHPEYKFVLLLGSDNIETFHKWKNYEQILEGYELYVYPRDGSATSELFSHPKVKLINAPRMELSSTFIRDAIKNKKDIRYMLPEAVWAYVEEMGFYK from the coding sequence ATGAAAATCGGCCTCTACTTCGGATCATTCAACCCTGTCCACAACGGGCACATGGTGATTGCGGGGTATATGGCGGAGTTCACGGATTTGGATCAGGTTTGGTTTGTTGTTTCTCCACACAATCCTTTGAAAGTAAAACACAGTTTGTTGCAGGATTATCACCGTCTGACTTTGGTACGTCTGGCCATTGGAGATAACAGGAAATTAAAGGCTTCCGATATTGAATTTAAATTACCGCGACCGAGTTACACCATACACACGCTTGCTTATTTACAGGAAAAACATCCTGAATATAAATTTGTTTTATTGCTTGGCAGCGACAATATTGAAACTTTTCACAAATGGAAAAACTACGAGCAGATTCTGGAAGGGTATGAACTCTATGTTTATCCCCGCGACGGATCGGCTACCAGTGAATTATTTTCTCATCCAAAAGTAAAACTCATCAACGCGCCACGCATGGAACTCAGTTCCACTTTTATCCGCGACGCCATCAAAAACAAAAAAGACATCCGCTACATGCTTCCTGAAGCTGTTTGGGCGTATGTGGAGGAGATGGGGTTTTATAAATAG
- a CDS encoding four helix bundle protein, producing MATVTSFEELEIWVKARVLTNNIYLLTKMPEFKSDFVLRIQMRKSAISIMSNIAEGFERSGNKEFIHFLFIAKGSAGELLSQLVIASDQKLISTIEFENLTRELKAQMLQVGKLISYLKNSEFKGSRFKK from the coding sequence ATGGCCACTGTAACTTCTTTCGAAGAATTGGAAATTTGGGTGAAGGCGAGAGTTCTCACAAATAATATTTATTTACTTACAAAGATGCCTGAGTTTAAATCAGATTTTGTGCTCAGAATTCAAATGAGGAAATCGGCAATTTCAATTATGTCTAACATTGCAGAAGGATTTGAGAGATCCGGAAATAAAGAATTTATTCATTTTTTGTTCATTGCAAAAGGTTCAGCAGGTGAATTGCTTTCACAATTGGTAATCGCGTCTGATCAAAAGTTGATTTCAACAATTGAATTTGAAAACTTAACCAGGGAACTGAAAGCTCAGATGCTTCAGGTTGGAAAATTAATTTCCTATCTTAAAAATTCCGAATTCAAAGGGAGCAGATTCAAGAAATAA